A stretch of Pseudomonas sp. LS.1a DNA encodes these proteins:
- a CDS encoding phasin family protein — MAKVTVKKKDDAPGTLGEVRGYARKIWLAGIGAYARVGQEGSDYFNELVKAGEGVEKRGKKRIDKELDAANNQIDEATQEVSRVRGKVEVQLDKIEKAFDARVGRALNRLGIPSKHDVEALSIKLEQLHELLERVAHKP; from the coding sequence ATGGCCAAAGTGACAGTGAAGAAAAAGGACGACGCCCCGGGCACGCTGGGCGAGGTGCGCGGCTACGCGCGCAAGATCTGGCTGGCGGGCATCGGCGCCTATGCGCGCGTGGGCCAGGAAGGCTCCGACTACTTCAATGAGCTGGTCAAGGCCGGCGAAGGCGTCGAGAAGCGTGGCAAGAAGCGCATCGACAAAGAGCTCGATGCTGCCAACAATCAGATCGACGAAGCGACCCAGGAGGTCAGCCGCGTACGTGGCAAGGTCGAAGTTCAACTGGACAAGATCGAAAAAGCTTTCGACGCGCGGGTCGGTCGCGCCTTGAATCGCCTGGGCATTCCGTCTAAACATGACGTTGAGGCGTTGTCCATCAAGCTTGAACAGCTGCACGAGCTGCTCGAGCGCGTCGCGCACAAACCATAA
- a CDS encoding polyhydroxyalkanoic acid system family protein: MTQISVERKHSLGRDAARAKAEALVDKLTREYDLKATWNGDRVDVARSGANGSVHIFDDRIRVELKLGMMLSMMSGTIKGEIERALDKALA; this comes from the coding sequence ATGACCCAGATCAGCGTCGAACGCAAACATTCCCTCGGCCGTGATGCCGCCCGTGCCAAGGCCGAAGCGCTGGTCGACAAACTGACTCGCGAATACGACCTCAAGGCCACCTGGAACGGTGACCGGGTCGACGTGGCGCGCAGCGGTGCCAACGGCAGCGTGCACATCTTCGATGACCGCATCCGCGTCGAATTGAAGCTGGGCATGATGCTGTCGATGATGAGCGGCACCATCAAGGGCGAGATCGAGCGGGCGCTGGACAAAGCCCTGGCCTGA
- the ubiE gene encoding bifunctional demethylmenaquinone methyltransferase/2-methoxy-6-polyprenyl-1,4-benzoquinol methylase UbiE, whose protein sequence is MNDQRKGDHAEPTTHFGYQDVPESQKAKKVAEVFHSVAAKYDLMNDVLSGGMHRLWKRFTIELSGVRAGNRVLDIAGGTGDLAAKFSRLVGPTGQVVLADINESMLKVGRDRLLDRGVAGNIEFVQADAEKLPFPDNHFDCVTIAFGLRNVTHKDEAIRSMLRVLKPGGRLLVLEFSKPTNKLMSKAYDAYSFAFMPLAGKLITNDSESYRYLAESIRMHPDQETLKAMMVEAGFDRVTYHNMTSGIVAVHRGIKP, encoded by the coding sequence ATGAACGACCAGCGCAAAGGCGACCACGCCGAACCCACCACCCATTTCGGTTACCAGGACGTCCCTGAAAGCCAGAAGGCGAAGAAAGTCGCCGAGGTGTTCCACTCGGTGGCGGCCAAGTACGACCTGATGAACGACGTGCTTTCCGGCGGCATGCACCGCCTGTGGAAGCGCTTCACCATCGAGCTGTCGGGCGTACGCGCCGGCAACCGGGTACTGGACATTGCCGGCGGTACCGGCGACCTGGCCGCCAAGTTCTCGCGGCTGGTCGGCCCGACCGGTCAGGTCGTGCTGGCCGACATCAACGAGTCGATGCTCAAGGTCGGCCGTGACCGCCTGCTCGACCGTGGCGTGGCCGGCAACATCGAGTTCGTCCAGGCCGACGCCGAGAAGCTGCCATTCCCGGACAACCACTTCGACTGCGTGACCATTGCCTTCGGCCTGCGCAACGTCACCCACAAGGACGAAGCCATCCGCTCGATGCTGCGCGTGCTCAAGCCGGGCGGTCGCCTGCTGGTGCTGGAGTTCTCCAAGCCGACCAACAAGCTGATGTCCAAGGCCTACGACGCCTACTCGTTCGCCTTCATGCCACTGGCCGGCAAGCTGATCACCAACGATTCGGAAAGCTACCGTTACCTCGCCGAATCGATCCGCATGCACCCCGATCAGGAAACCCTGAAAGCCATGATGGTCGAGGCCGGTTTCGACCGTGTCACCTACCACAACATGACCAGCGGCATCGTCGCCGTGCACCGGGGGATCAAGCCCTGA
- a CDS encoding ubiquinone biosynthesis accessory factor UbiJ — MLLAGLLASVEHGLNRVLRMDSTALPRLAALDGKVIEIDCRQPALQVFILPDEQGLMLAGHWQGEVDCSLRAPAGSLAQLALAKDKTAVLHSPQVELHGDSAVLLDLFGVLQDLELDWEHELQRWLGPVATALLAGHIRLRARWTRQGLARFSQNLSEYLAEESRTLVGKREAEAAFSELDALKLDTERLEARLKRLSRSLDTSDNA, encoded by the coding sequence ATGCTGCTGGCCGGGCTGCTCGCCAGCGTCGAACATGGCCTGAACCGGGTCCTGCGCATGGACAGCACGGCCCTGCCGCGGCTGGCCGCGCTGGACGGCAAGGTCATCGAGATCGACTGCCGCCAGCCGGCCCTGCAGGTGTTCATCCTGCCCGATGAACAAGGCTTGATGCTCGCCGGCCATTGGCAAGGCGAGGTCGATTGCAGCCTGCGCGCCCCGGCCGGCAGCCTGGCGCAACTGGCCCTGGCCAAGGACAAGACCGCCGTGCTGCACAGCCCGCAGGTCGAGCTGCATGGCGACAGCGCCGTGCTGCTCGACCTGTTCGGTGTGCTGCAGGACCTGGAGCTTGACTGGGAACACGAGCTGCAACGCTGGCTCGGCCCGGTCGCCACGGCGCTGCTGGCCGGCCACATCCGCCTGCGCGCACGCTGGACCCGCCAGGGCCTGGCGCGCTTCAGCCAGAACCTTTCCGAGTACCTGGCCGAAGAGTCCCGTACCTTGGTTGGCAAGCGCGAAGCCGAAGCCGCCTTCAGCGAGCTCGATGCCCTGAAGCTCGATACAGAACGCCTCGAGGCGCGCCTCAAGCGCCTCTCCCGATCCCTTGATACCAGCGATAACGCATGA
- the ubiB gene encoding ubiquinone biosynthesis regulatory protein kinase UbiB: MKLLAVRRLFRIQRVVIRYRLDDLLFDLPLPWWLMSLRLLMPWRWLPRKPNELSRGARLRLALQDLGPIFIKFGQLLSTRRDLLPNDIADELMLLQDRVPPFDPKQAVALIEAQLGAPVTQLFSRFDVEPLASASVAQVHAARLKSGEEVVVKVVRPGLKPVIAQDLAWLFLIAKAAERASADARRLHPVEIVGDYEKTIYDELDLLREAANASQLRRNFEGSELMYVPQVYWDLCRPKVLVMERIYGVPVTDMATLADQRTDMKLLAERGVEVFFTQVFRDSFFHADMHPGNIFVSTVKPWSPQYIAIDCGIVGSLTAEDQDYLARNLIAFFKRDYRRVAQLHIDSGWVPAHTKVNEFEAAIRTVCEPIFEKPLKDISFGQVLMRLFQTARRFNMEVQPQLVLLQKTLLNIEGLGRQLYPDLDLWSTAKPFLERWMRDRMSPKAVLGNIHSQVEQLPHLADMARDLLERLSQPHLHDPQLPERRRQGDRWALRLLGAGLLGGGAVLAAGAAAAASLAAPAAWPAWLMLAAGLYLIVRQ, encoded by the coding sequence ATGAAGCTGCTCGCCGTCCGCCGTCTTTTTCGCATCCAGCGTGTGGTGATCCGCTACCGTCTCGATGACCTGCTGTTCGACCTGCCGCTGCCCTGGTGGCTGATGAGCCTGCGCCTGCTGATGCCATGGCGCTGGCTGCCGCGCAAGCCGAACGAGCTCAGCCGTGGCGCGCGCCTGCGCCTGGCCCTGCAGGACCTGGGGCCGATCTTCATCAAGTTCGGCCAGTTGTTGTCCACCCGCCGTGACCTGCTGCCCAACGACATTGCCGATGAGCTGATGTTGCTGCAGGACCGCGTACCGCCGTTCGACCCCAAGCAGGCCGTGGCGCTGATCGAGGCACAGCTGGGCGCCCCGGTGACGCAACTGTTCAGCCGCTTCGACGTCGAGCCGCTGGCCTCGGCCTCGGTGGCCCAGGTGCACGCTGCGCGCCTGAAAAGTGGCGAGGAAGTGGTGGTCAAGGTGGTACGCCCGGGCCTGAAGCCGGTGATCGCCCAGGACCTGGCCTGGCTGTTCCTGATTGCCAAGGCCGCCGAACGCGCTTCGGCCGACGCCCGCCGCCTGCACCCGGTGGAAATCGTCGGCGACTACGAAAAAACCATCTACGACGAGCTCGACCTGCTGCGCGAAGCGGCCAACGCCAGCCAGCTGCGGCGCAACTTCGAAGGCTCCGAGCTGATGTATGTGCCCCAGGTGTACTGGGACCTGTGCCGCCCCAAGGTGCTGGTGATGGAGCGTATCTACGGCGTGCCGGTGACCGACATGGCCACCTTGGCCGACCAGCGCACCGACATGAAGCTGCTGGCCGAACGGGGCGTGGAGGTATTCTTCACCCAGGTGTTCCGCGACAGTTTCTTCCATGCCGACATGCACCCCGGCAACATCTTCGTCAGCACGGTCAAACCGTGGAGCCCGCAGTACATCGCCATCGACTGCGGCATCGTCGGCAGCCTGACCGCCGAGGACCAGGACTACCTGGCGCGCAACCTGATCGCTTTCTTCAAGCGTGACTACCGCCGCGTCGCCCAGTTGCACATCGACTCGGGCTGGGTGCCGGCACACACCAAGGTCAACGAGTTCGAAGCGGCGATCCGCACCGTGTGCGAGCCGATCTTCGAAAAACCGTTAAAGGATATTTCCTTCGGCCAGGTGCTGATGCGCCTGTTCCAGACCGCCCGGCGCTTCAACATGGAAGTGCAGCCGCAACTGGTCCTGCTGCAGAAGACCCTGCTCAACATCGAAGGCCTGGGCCGCCAGCTGTACCCCGACCTGGACCTGTGGAGCACCGCCAAGCCATTCCTCGAGCGCTGGATGCGCGACCGCATGAGCCCCAAGGCCGTGCTCGGCAACATCCACAGCCAGGTCGAGCAACTGCCGCACCTGGCCGACATGGCCCGCGACCTGCTCGAACGCCTGTCGCAACCGCACCTGCACGATCCGCAACTGCCGGAGCGGCGCCGCCAGGGCGACCGCTGGGCGCTGCGCCTGCTCGGCGCCGGCCTGCTCGGCGGAGGCGCGGTCCTGGCCGCTGGCGCCGCCGCAGCCGCCAGCCTGGCTGCCCCTGCCGCCTGGCCGGCCTGGCTGATGCTGGCTGCTGGCCTTTACCTGATCGTGCGCCAATAG
- the hisI gene encoding phosphoribosyl-AMP cyclohydrolase, with the protein MKDWLDEIKWNSEGLVPAIAQDHKTGRVLMMAWMNRESLALTAAEQRAIYWSRSRGKLWRKGEESGHVQKLHEMRLDCDADVIILMVEQLGHIACHTGRESCFYRVFEDGQWKTVDPVLKDPDAIYSAGH; encoded by the coding sequence ATGAAAGACTGGCTGGACGAGATCAAGTGGAACAGCGAAGGCCTGGTACCGGCGATCGCCCAGGACCACAAGACCGGACGCGTGCTGATGATGGCCTGGATGAACCGCGAATCGCTGGCCCTGACCGCCGCCGAGCAGCGCGCCATCTACTGGTCGCGTTCGCGTGGCAAGCTGTGGCGCAAGGGCGAGGAATCCGGGCATGTGCAGAAGCTGCATGAAATGCGCCTGGACTGCGATGCCGACGTGATCATCCTGATGGTCGAACAACTGGGCCATATCGCCTGCCATACCGGCCGTGAAAGCTGCTTCTACCGCGTCTTCGAGGACGGCCAGTGGAAAACCGTCGACCCGGTCCTGAAAGACCCGGATGCCATCTACAGCGCAGGACACTGA
- a CDS encoding phosphoribosyl-ATP diphosphatase — MSDTLNRLAAVLEERKQAAPDSSYVASLYHKGLNKILEKLGEESVETIIAAKDAAVSKDYSDVIYETADLWFHSLVMLSALGQHPQAVLDELERRFGLSGHDEKAARQPSA, encoded by the coding sequence ATGAGCGACACCCTCAACCGCCTGGCCGCAGTGCTTGAAGAACGCAAGCAAGCGGCGCCCGACAGCTCCTACGTGGCCAGCCTGTACCACAAGGGCCTGAACAAGATCCTCGAAAAGCTCGGCGAAGAGTCGGTCGAGACGATCATTGCCGCCAAGGATGCTGCAGTCAGCAAGGATTACAGCGATGTCATCTACGAAACCGCCGACCTGTGGTTTCATAGCCTGGTAATGCTCAGCGCGCTGGGCCAGCATCCGCAGGCCGTGCTTGACGAGCTGGAACGCCGTTTCGGGCTTTCCGGGCATGACGAGAAGGCCGCACGCCAGCCTTCGGCCTGA
- a CDS encoding twin-arginine translocase TatA/TatE family subunit: MGIFDWKHWIVLLVVVVLVFGTKKLKNFGSDLGESIKGFRKAMSDEENKPAEQTPPPAQPVPPVQNTAQQNQGHTIEGQAQPVQEPQRKD, from the coding sequence ATGGGTATCTTTGACTGGAAACACTGGATCGTCCTGCTGGTAGTCGTGGTCCTGGTGTTCGGCACCAAGAAGCTGAAGAACTTCGGCAGCGACCTGGGCGAGTCGATCAAGGGCTTTCGCAAGGCCATGAGCGATGAAGAGAACAAGCCGGCCGAGCAGACCCCGCCGCCAGCCCAACCCGTTCCACCGGTGCAGAACACTGCCCAGCAGAACCAGGGCCACACCATCGAAGGCCAGGCCCAGCCGGTCCAAGAGCCGCAGCGGAAAGACTGA
- the tatB gene encoding Sec-independent protein translocase protein TatB, translating to MFGISFSELLLVGLVALLVLGPERLPGAARTAGLWIGRLKRSFNSIKMEVEREIGADEIRRQLHNEHILQMEEEAKRILNPMTPPAQPPVTTATVQPPAGLEARPAETAATPATPSEPPQPPRAP from the coding sequence ATGTTCGGCATCAGTTTCAGCGAGCTGCTGCTCGTCGGCCTGGTCGCCCTGCTGGTGCTCGGCCCCGAGCGCCTGCCCGGTGCCGCGCGCACGGCAGGCCTGTGGATCGGCCGGCTCAAGCGCAGCTTCAACAGCATCAAGATGGAAGTGGAGCGCGAAATCGGCGCCGACGAAATCCGCCGCCAGCTGCACAACGAGCACATCCTGCAGATGGAAGAGGAAGCCAAGCGCATCCTCAACCCGATGACGCCACCGGCGCAGCCGCCCGTCACCACCGCCACCGTGCAGCCCCCCGCCGGGCTCGAAGCCAGGCCAGCCGAAACAGCTGCCACCCCGGCCACGCCTTCTGAACCGCCTCAACCGCCGCGAGCCCCATGA
- the tatC gene encoding twin-arginine translocase subunit TatC, translating to MSENPEHDQPMPLVSHLTELRTRLLRCVAVIFLIFAGLFSFAQQIYTLVSAPLREHLPANATMIATDVASPFLTPFKLTMIVSLFLAIPFILQQIWGFIAPGLYRHEKRIAIPLLVSSIFLFYAGMAFAYFLVFPLIFGFFASATPEGVSMMTDIASYLDFVMTLFFAFGVAFEIPVAVVLLVWIGVVDVKYLKKIRPYVIIGCFVVGMVLTPPDIFSQTLLAVPMWLLFEIGVLCGSLIRKRSAHDETANDHNDQPPATQP from the coding sequence ATGAGCGAGAATCCGGAACACGACCAGCCAATGCCGCTGGTTTCGCACCTCACCGAACTGCGCACTCGCCTGTTGCGCTGCGTTGCCGTCATTTTCCTGATCTTTGCCGGGCTGTTCTCCTTTGCCCAGCAGATCTACACCCTGGTCTCCGCGCCGCTGCGCGAGCACCTGCCGGCCAATGCGACGATGATCGCCACCGACGTGGCCTCGCCGTTCCTCACGCCGTTCAAGCTGACCATGATCGTCTCGCTGTTCCTGGCGATTCCGTTCATCCTCCAGCAGATCTGGGGCTTCATCGCGCCCGGGCTGTACCGCCATGAAAAGCGCATCGCCATTCCACTGCTGGTGTCGAGCATATTCCTGTTCTACGCCGGCATGGCCTTCGCCTATTTCCTGGTGTTCCCGCTGATCTTCGGCTTCTTCGCCAGCGCCACGCCGGAAGGCGTGTCGATGATGACCGACATCGCCAGCTACCTCGACTTCGTGATGACGCTGTTCTTCGCCTTTGGCGTGGCCTTCGAAATCCCGGTGGCGGTGGTGCTGCTGGTATGGATCGGCGTGGTCGACGTGAAGTACCTGAAGAAGATTCGCCCCTACGTGATCATCGGCTGCTTCGTGGTCGGCATGGTCCTTACCCCACCGGACATCTTCTCCCAGACCCTGCTGGCCGTACCCATGTGGCTGCTGTTCGAGATCGGTGTGCTGTGCGGCAGCCTGATTCGCAAGCGCAGCGCCCACGATGAAACCGCCAACGACCACAACGACCAGCCACCAGCGACCCAACCGTGA
- a CDS encoding 16S rRNA (uracil(1498)-N(3))-methyltransferase yields MNLLLLEEADFVSADRVVLADRRFTHMQDIHRVAVGDNLRVGRINGLMGKATVLRLEKHEAELEVAFDQQPPAKLPLTLVLAVPRPKMLRRLFQTVATLGVSRLILVNSYKVEKSFWQTPFLHPDSIRENLILGLEQARDTVLPEVIIEKRFKPFVEDRLPAIAAGTLGLVGHPGPYPACPRAVEQAVTLAIGPEGGWIPYEVDLLGKAGLAPVQLGERILRVETAVTALLSRIF; encoded by the coding sequence GTGAACCTGTTGCTCCTTGAAGAGGCCGACTTCGTCTCGGCCGACCGCGTCGTTCTCGCTGACCGGCGCTTCACCCACATGCAGGACATCCACCGCGTGGCGGTGGGCGACAACCTGCGCGTGGGCCGTATCAACGGCCTGATGGGCAAGGCCACGGTGCTGCGCCTGGAAAAGCACGAAGCCGAACTGGAAGTCGCCTTTGACCAGCAGCCACCGGCCAAGCTGCCGCTGACCCTTGTGCTCGCCGTACCCCGGCCGAAGATGCTGCGCCGGCTGTTCCAGACCGTGGCCACCCTCGGCGTGTCGCGGCTGATCCTGGTGAACAGCTACAAGGTCGAGAAAAGCTTCTGGCAAACCCCCTTCCTGCACCCGGACAGCATTCGTGAAAATCTCATCCTCGGCCTGGAACAGGCGCGCGACACCGTGCTGCCCGAGGTGATCATCGAGAAGCGCTTCAAGCCCTTCGTCGAAGACCGCCTGCCCGCCATCGCCGCAGGCACCCTGGGCCTGGTCGGCCACCCCGGCCCCTACCCCGCCTGCCCGCGCGCAGTGGAGCAAGCCGTGACCCTGGCCATAGGTCCCGAGGGTGGCTGGATCCCCTATGAGGTCGACCTGCTGGGCAAGGCAGGCCTGGCACCGGTGCAACTGGGCGAGCGTATCCTGCGGGTCGAGACTGCTGTAACGGCGCTGCTTTCGCGCATTTTCTGA